A window from Nitrospinota bacterium encodes these proteins:
- a CDS encoding SpoIIE family protein phosphatase codes for MANILVVDDIEDNVFLLKLILEKLGHKVLPAYNGMDALKIADGGGVDLVLLDVMMPMMSGLEVASRLRAGEDTKHIPIILLTAKKNDVSDVVEGLAAGANEYVTKPFHETELVARVNSMLHMKDLYDEVAHAKALMTEELKMAQIVQASLLPTVVPYMDKIRFDARYQAAQSLGGDYYDIIDYGGGKAGVVIADVSGHGPSAALIVSMVKAILTSQVAGDATPRQIAERLNLSLVRMIPEERFVTLFLGLLDVNSGKLRFVRGGHPHPFLLRKKDRSVTPLKASGDIVGMFDDIQMDEEEITLEHGDRIVAYSDGLIEVHDNDGKQYGVTSLQAAIEESFDSKGEEMVSGLLDKSLNFAAGKGLDDDVALFILEML; via the coding sequence ATGGCCAATATTCTTGTGGTTGACGACATCGAGGACAACGTTTTCCTTCTCAAGCTGATACTTGAAAAGCTGGGGCACAAGGTGCTTCCGGCGTACAACGGCATGGACGCGCTCAAGATCGCCGACGGCGGCGGAGTGGACCTGGTGCTGCTGGACGTGATGATGCCGATGATGAGCGGGCTGGAGGTGGCCTCCCGCCTGCGGGCCGGAGAGGACACCAAACATATTCCGATAATCCTTCTCACCGCCAAGAAAAACGATGTCAGCGACGTGGTGGAAGGGCTTGCTGCGGGGGCCAACGAATATGTCACCAAGCCGTTCCATGAGACCGAGCTTGTGGCCCGCGTCAACTCCATGCTGCACATGAAGGACCTGTACGACGAGGTGGCCCACGCCAAGGCTTTGATGACCGAGGAGCTTAAAATGGCCCAGATCGTCCAGGCCTCGCTGCTGCCCACGGTGGTCCCATACATGGACAAGATAAGGTTTGACGCTCGCTACCAGGCGGCCCAGTCGCTGGGGGGCGATTATTACGACATAATAGATTACGGCGGGGGCAAGGCCGGTGTGGTGATAGCGGACGTGTCGGGCCATGGCCCCTCGGCGGCGCTGATAGTGTCCATGGTCAAGGCGATCCTCACCTCGCAGGTCGCTGGCGACGCCACTCCCAGGCAGATCGCCGAACGGCTCAACTTAAGCCTTGTCAGGATGATCCCGGAGGAGCGTTTTGTCACCCTGTTTCTGGGATTGCTGGACGTCAACTCCGGGAAGCTGCGCTTTGTGCGGGGAGGGCATCCCCATCCGTTCCTGCTGCGCAAGAAGGACCGCTCCGTCACTCCCCTGAAAGCCTCGGGGGACATTGTCGGGATGTTCGACGACATACAGATGGACGAGGAGGAAATAACGTTGGAGCATGGCGACAGGATCGTGGCCTATTCCGACGGGCTTATTGAGGTGCACGACAACGACGGGAAACAGTACGGGGTGACAAGCCTGCAGGCGGCCATTGAGGAGTCCTTTGACAGCAAGGGGGAGGAAATGGTCAGCGGCCTTCTGGACAAGAGCCTGAATTTCGCCGCAGGCAAGGGGCTAGACGACGACGTGGCCCTTTTCATCCTGGAGATGCTATAG
- the folE gene encoding GTP cyclohydrolase I FolE has translation MQEIIRKMLAQLGEDPFREGLIKTPERVEKSLHHLTSGYRMDVDNIMKGAIFTEDCDEMVIVKDIDMFSLCEHHMLPFYGKAHVAYIPDGKIIGLSKIPRVVEAFSRRLQVQERLTNQIATALDKNLRPKGVGVVIEALHLCMAMRGVEKQNSVTVTSAMLGSFKNDPRTRQEFLSLIGKR, from the coding sequence ATGCAGGAAATAATCCGCAAAATGCTGGCCCAACTCGGGGAAGACCCATTCCGCGAGGGTCTTATAAAGACCCCGGAAAGGGTGGAAAAATCGCTCCACCACCTTACGTCCGGATACAGGATGGACGTGGACAATATAATGAAAGGGGCCATTTTCACCGAAGACTGCGACGAGATGGTGATCGTGAAGGACATTGACATGTTCTCGCTTTGCGAACACCACATGCTTCCCTTTTACGGCAAGGCCCACGTTGCGTACATCCCGGACGGCAAGATAATAGGGCTGTCGAAGATTCCCAGGGTGGTGGAGGCGTTCTCCCGCAGGCTCCAGGTGCAGGAACGGCTCACAAACCAGATCGCCACCGCGCTGGACAAAAACCTCCGTCCGAAGGGGGTGGGAGTGGTCATCGAGGCGCTCCATCTTTGCATGGCGATGCGGGGGGTTGAAAAACAGAATTCCGTGACGGTGACCTCCGCCATGCTTGGCAGCTTTAAGAACGATCCGAGGACAAGGCAGGAGTTTTTGTCGCTTATCGGGAAGCGGTGA
- a CDS encoding VOC family protein → MNRVMHFEIQAENIERAIKFYSGVFGWEFPKLMEEPPYWAVMTAPKDSKEPGINGGLLQRPCAAPKSAQGANAFVCTVVVDNFDATAGKIEQAGGLVAMPKFAIPAMAWQGYFLDTEGNTFGVHQPDKEAR, encoded by the coding sequence ATGAACAGGGTGATGCATTTTGAGATACAGGCGGAGAACATAGAACGGGCCATCAAGTTCTATTCAGGCGTGTTCGGCTGGGAATTTCCCAAACTGATGGAAGAGCCGCCATATTGGGCGGTGATGACCGCCCCGAAAGATAGCAAGGAGCCTGGCATCAACGGCGGCCTGCTCCAGCGTCCATGCGCCGCGCCCAAAAGCGCGCAGGGGGCGAACGCCTTTGTGTGCACTGTGGTGGTGGATAATTTCGACGCGACAGCCGGAAAAATCGAACAGGCTGGAGGATTGGTGGCCATGCCGAAGTTTGCCATCCCGGCTATGGCGTGGCAGGGCTATTTTCTGGACACCGAGGGGAACACGTTTGGAGTCCACCAGCCGGACAAGGAAGCCAGATAA
- the ruvX gene encoding Holliday junction resolvase RuvX: MARILALDLGDVRTGAAISDELKITAQPAGVWERAGYKDDLKNVRRLMEEYQVEHIIVGHPINMDGTRGERALKSERFAEKLKKDVPAQVSLWDERLTTMQAEKTLISADVSRKKRKNVVDQMAAQLILSGWLAAQASKRG, from the coding sequence ATGGCGCGCATACTGGCCTTGGATCTGGGGGACGTTCGCACCGGAGCGGCGATCAGCGACGAACTTAAAATCACCGCCCAGCCCGCCGGAGTATGGGAGAGGGCCGGATACAAGGACGACCTTAAGAATGTTCGAAGGTTGATGGAAGAATACCAGGTTGAGCATATTATCGTCGGCCACCCGATAAACATGGACGGGACCCGGGGCGAACGGGCGCTTAAAAGCGAACGCTTCGCCGAAAAACTCAAGAAGGACGTGCCCGCGCAAGTGAGCCTTTGGGACGAGAGGCTGACCACCATGCAGGCGGAAAAAACGCTTATTTCGGCGGACGTTTCCAGAAAGAAAAGGAAGAACGTGGTGGACCAGATGGCCGCCCAGCTCATACTCTCCGGCTGGCTGGCGGCGCAGGCGTCAAAGCGCGGCTGA
- a CDS encoding response regulator, translating to MSGDEFGRLREEILFLYGPDGSARLLAIVEALEKEDARTRRQMDWNLRDKRVLTRLLTKISDDLTNQLAKTETLLSVIRESEHKHRSIVNTTVEGYLFFGGGWEILEVNDTLCSMAGYSREEITGKLPYDLIAPASVEYFKDQIEAIQAVSSLKFEATLVARDGRPIPAIFSMNLARGSEGEVEGAFAFVTDISHLKQTEQALKKAKEKAEEATKTKDRFVSLVSHDLRSPLAGIIGMCNLLTDGQCQLADSQKHELLSRVGGVARGLVNMIDQLLDIGRLKSGGIKLVKKPLNPRTLAAECIESNSFTAHSKGVTLKNDLPENMEVTADKALLGEVLQNLVSNAVKFCNKGDGVRVYAPEGTENVIAVGDTGAGIPEKLLPDLFRHEVKTSLTGTAGEKGTGLGLPFCHDIVTAHGGEIWAESKAGEGSVFFVKLPRSRAMVLIADDQEIQRFTIRKLIEKFSDARIVEAVNGKDALDAAKAEVPALIITDMSMPVMGGIELLASLKSDPDMEHVPVIIMTAGNSSPHGEELMDVRTRVLKMGASDFISIPVIAEEFIPRVKRYI from the coding sequence ATGAGCGGCGATGAATTCGGCCGCTTAAGGGAAGAGATACTTTTCCTTTACGGCCCGGACGGCTCCGCAAGGCTTCTTGCCATCGTGGAAGCCCTGGAAAAAGAGGACGCGCGGACCAGGCGCCAGATGGACTGGAACCTGCGGGACAAGCGGGTACTCACAAGGCTTCTCACCAAAATATCCGACGACCTTACAAACCAGCTTGCCAAGACCGAGACCCTGTTGAGCGTAATCAGGGAAAGCGAACACAAGCATAGAAGCATCGTCAATACCACGGTGGAAGGTTATCTTTTCTTTGGCGGCGGGTGGGAAATATTAGAGGTCAATGACACACTCTGTTCGATGGCCGGCTATTCCAGGGAAGAAATCACCGGAAAATTACCTTATGACCTGATAGCCCCGGCAAGCGTTGAATATTTCAAGGACCAGATCGAGGCCATACAGGCCGTGTCCAGCCTGAAGTTTGAGGCCACGCTAGTGGCGCGGGACGGCAGGCCCATACCGGCCATATTCAGCATGAATCTTGCGCGAGGATCGGAAGGAGAGGTGGAAGGAGCCTTTGCGTTCGTGACCGACATTTCCCACCTCAAGCAGACCGAACAGGCGCTCAAAAAAGCCAAGGAAAAGGCGGAAGAAGCGACAAAGACCAAGGACCGGTTCGTGTCGCTGGTCTCCCATGACCTGCGCTCGCCGCTTGCCGGCATAATCGGCATGTGCAACCTGCTGACGGACGGCCAATGCCAGTTGGCCGACTCGCAGAAACACGAGCTTTTGTCCCGGGTCGGCGGGGTGGCCCGAGGGCTTGTGAACATGATAGACCAACTGCTGGACATCGGCAGGCTCAAGTCCGGGGGCATCAAGCTTGTTAAAAAGCCGCTCAATCCTCGAACGCTGGCCGCGGAGTGTATTGAATCGAATTCCTTCACCGCCCATAGCAAGGGCGTGACGCTTAAAAACGATCTGCCGGAGAACATGGAAGTCACCGCCGACAAGGCGCTTTTGGGGGAAGTGCTGCAAAACCTGGTTTCAAACGCCGTCAAGTTCTGCAATAAAGGTGACGGTGTTCGTGTTTACGCGCCGGAAGGGACGGAAAACGTGATCGCCGTGGGTGACACCGGGGCCGGAATCCCTGAAAAATTATTGCCGGACCTGTTCCGGCATGAGGTGAAGACCTCTTTGACCGGCACCGCCGGAGAGAAAGGGACCGGCCTGGGCCTCCCTTTCTGCCACGACATCGTCACGGCGCACGGCGGGGAGATATGGGCCGAATCGAAGGCAGGCGAAGGATCTGTGTTCTTCGTGAAACTGCCCAGGAGCAGGGCCATGGTGCTGATAGCCGACGACCAGGAGATCCAGCGCTTCACTATCAGAAAGCTTATAGAGAAATTCTCGGACGCTCGGATTGTGGAGGCCGTAAACGGCAAGGATGCGCTGGACGCGGCCAAGGCCGAGGTCCCGGCGCTGATCATCACAGACATGAGCATGCCGGTGATGGGGGGGATCGAACTGCTGGCCAGTTTGAAATCGGACCCGGACATGGAGCATGTTCCCGTCATCATAATGACTGCGGGCAATTCCAGCCCTCACGGGGAAGAATTGATGGACGTGCGTACCAGGGTGCTTAAAATGGGGGCAAGCGATTTTATTTCAATACCGGTGATCGCCGAGGAGTTCATCCCGAGGGTGAAAAGGTATATCTGA
- a CDS encoding SRPBCC domain-containing protein: MEAITVQATVRADIEKVWRLWTQAGHIKNWYHASDGWHAPNAVNDLRRRGKFSITMAAKDGSAGFDFEGVYTAVEPFNSIEYTIAGGRKVSVTFSEKGGLTEVTETFEAETENPVEMQRAGWQAILDNFRKYVEGLKA; encoded by the coding sequence ATGGAGGCCATAACAGTCCAGGCCACCGTCCGGGCTGACATCGAGAAAGTCTGGAGACTTTGGACGCAAGCCGGGCATATAAAGAACTGGTATCACGCCTCGGACGGCTGGCATGCGCCAAACGCGGTGAACGACCTCCGGCGGCGGGGCAAATTCAGCATCACGATGGCGGCGAAGGACGGAAGCGCCGGCTTCGACTTTGAAGGGGTATATACGGCGGTGGAACCTTTCAATTCCATCGAATACACCATCGCCGGCGGCAGAAAGGTGAGCGTTACTTTCAGCGAGAAAGGCGGCTTGACCGAGGTGACGGAGACATTCGAGGCGGAGACGGAGAATCCGGTGGAAATGCAAAGGGCGGGCTGGCAGGCCATCCTCGATAATTTCAGGAAATATGTGGAAGGGCTCAAAGCATGA
- a CDS encoding HU family DNA-binding protein: MTKIDIINMVAERTGLSKQDADVAVETIINLVKESLSKNETVILRRFGSFQTRSKNPRVGRNPKTGEEAEITARTVVRFKAGKRFKLAVNGQQA; this comes from the coding sequence ATGACCAAGATAGACATCATTAACATGGTGGCGGAGCGGACGGGTCTTTCAAAACAGGACGCGGACGTGGCGGTGGAAACCATCATAAACCTGGTAAAGGAATCCCTGTCCAAGAACGAGACAGTCATCCTGCGCAGGTTCGGCTCTTTCCAGACGCGCAGCAAGAATCCGCGCGTCGGGCGCAATCCCAAGACCGGCGAGGAGGCTGAGATAACCGCCCGCACAGTGGTGAGGTTCAAGGCCGGCAAGCGGTTCAAGCTGGCGGTGAACGGGCAGCAGGCCTAA
- a CDS encoding P1 family peptidase has translation MPGVRIGHWSSETCATGCTAVVFEKSSPASVHVAGGAPGSQETDLLEPSRLVAGVDAIVLTGGSAFGLAAAAGARRYLEEKGRGFSAGGIKVPIVPAAVIFDLVEGSGGKRPGPDEGYAACVASERQDFRDGRIGAGTGATVGKYMGLDKRSPGGLACRMVTMEDGVTAGAVMVVNCYGAVTDPQSGKIIAGPRDEKGGFIPYLGSSAPSPDFGNTVIGVVFTDAALTKAELQRTAVMAHDGIARAVNPSHTPYDGDMIFAVSVGERKGDVCRIGAWFSKLVEECVAGAVKFR, from the coding sequence ATGCCCGGCGTCCGGATCGGGCACTGGTCCAGCGAAACCTGCGCCACAGGCTGCACGGCGGTGGTCTTCGAAAAAAGCTCACCAGCCTCCGTGCATGTGGCGGGAGGCGCCCCCGGTTCGCAGGAGACGGACCTGCTGGAGCCATCGCGCCTTGTGGCGGGGGTGGACGCGATAGTTCTCACCGGCGGCTCGGCCTTCGGGCTGGCTGCGGCGGCTGGCGCAAGGCGGTATCTGGAGGAAAAGGGGAGGGGGTTTAGCGCCGGCGGGATAAAGGTGCCGATAGTCCCGGCGGCGGTGATATTCGACCTTGTGGAAGGATCTGGAGGAAAACGGCCCGGCCCGGACGAGGGATACGCCGCGTGCGTGGCCTCTGAAAGGCAGGACTTCCGGGACGGACGGATCGGCGCGGGGACCGGCGCCACCGTGGGCAAGTATATGGGGCTGGACAAAAGATCGCCCGGCGGGCTGGCTTGCCGGATGGTGACGATGGAAGACGGCGTCACGGCGGGGGCGGTGATGGTGGTCAACTGTTATGGAGCGGTGACCGATCCGCAAAGCGGGAAGATAATCGCCGGGCCGCGTGATGAGAAGGGCGGATTCATCCCGTACCTTGGCTCTTCGGCTCCGTCTCCCGATTTTGGCAACACTGTGATTGGAGTGGTGTTCACCGACGCGGCGCTGACCAAGGCCGAATTGCAGCGGACGGCCGTGATGGCCCACGACGGCATCGCAAGAGCCGTGAATCCATCGCACACGCCATACGACGGGGACATGATATTCGCCGTTTCGGTGGGTGAAAGAAAAGGGGACGTGTGCAGGATCGGCGCATGGTTTTCAAAGCTTGTGGAGGAATGTGTGGCCGGGGCGGTGAAATTCCGTTGA
- the bioA gene encoding adenosylmethionine--8-amino-7-oxononanoate transaminase, with product MTAQGGKKARGIFITGVDTDVGKTVIAGALAAIIKEAGFKTGVMKPVQTGVESVSGELAGDAAFLAKMSGSGSGAELVNPYCFSKPLSPYHAAKAEGVSIDPQVILAAYAKLSAANDAIAVEGAGGILAPVTEKIFSGDLARMMGLPVIIVSHPFLGSINHTLLTINAAEAMGLDVIGVVFNQYKNEPYPEPDFDLFRNQTGIQPLGIVPFSEDITDAAKLAEHVRRAIDVKPILDALSMPGAQRQKSYEDRDKKHAWHPFTQMKGWLRGPVTVIESGDGLILRDIEGNEYLDGFSSYWCNVHGHGEPQIKRAVVKQLGRIAHSTFLGLSNVPAVDLAEKLAEITPEGLDRVFYSDNGSTAVEVAVKMSYQYWKHVEPSGGRNKFLALGSAYHGDTVGAMAVGGIDQYHSTFRELLMEVDFAPAPYCYRCPLGEKRETCGLRCAGEVERKLADGAQNYAAMIMEPLVMCPAGIITMPEGYLARVAGAARRHNVLFIADEVAVGFGRTGRMFACDHEKVAADIMCMSKSISGGLLPFAATMASSKVFDAFLGGYSEQKTFFHGHTYTANQLGCAAALTNIQLIQERDIPGQAAAKGDFLGEKLARFRNLPHVGDIRRRGLIAGIELVRGKQTKEQYPWEEMVGVKVCAEAKRRGLLVRPLGNVIPLFPAPIATEAQLERMADILYETIAEVTGR from the coding sequence ATGACGGCGCAAGGGGGGAAGAAGGCCCGGGGCATATTCATCACCGGGGTGGACACGGATGTGGGCAAGACCGTCATCGCAGGGGCTTTGGCCGCCATCATCAAAGAAGCAGGTTTTAAGACCGGCGTGATGAAACCGGTCCAGACCGGGGTGGAATCCGTCTCTGGCGAACTTGCCGGAGACGCGGCGTTCTTGGCGAAAATGTCCGGTTCGGGAAGCGGCGCGGAGCTTGTTAATCCTTACTGCTTTTCAAAACCGCTTTCCCCTTACCACGCGGCCAAAGCAGAGGGCGTCTCCATTGATCCTCAAGTGATTCTTGCCGCATATGCAAAACTGTCGGCGGCCAACGACGCAATTGCCGTCGAAGGCGCCGGGGGGATATTGGCGCCTGTGACTGAAAAGATTTTCTCCGGCGATCTGGCGCGGATGATGGGGCTTCCGGTGATTATCGTTTCACACCCTTTCCTGGGGTCCATCAACCACACGCTGCTGACCATAAACGCCGCCGAGGCGATGGGGCTGGATGTTATCGGAGTGGTGTTCAACCAATACAAAAACGAACCGTATCCGGAGCCGGACTTCGACCTTTTCCGCAATCAGACAGGAATCCAGCCGCTGGGAATAGTTCCATTCTCCGAAGACATTACAGACGCGGCAAAACTGGCGGAGCATGTACGCCGGGCCATAGACGTAAAACCGATCCTTGACGCGCTTTCCATGCCGGGCGCGCAAAGGCAGAAATCTTACGAAGATCGGGACAAAAAACATGCATGGCATCCTTTCACACAGATGAAAGGATGGTTACGAGGGCCGGTGACGGTCATTGAATCCGGCGATGGACTGATATTGCGGGACATCGAGGGTAACGAGTACCTGGACGGTTTTTCAAGTTACTGGTGCAACGTCCACGGCCACGGCGAACCGCAAATCAAACGCGCAGTCGTAAAACAGCTCGGCAGGATAGCCCATTCCACTTTTCTGGGGCTATCCAACGTTCCTGCGGTGGATCTGGCGGAAAAGCTGGCGGAGATCACCCCCGAAGGGCTCGACCGGGTGTTCTATTCGGACAACGGCTCCACTGCGGTGGAAGTGGCGGTCAAGATGAGCTACCAGTACTGGAAACATGTGGAGCCATCCGGCGGACGAAACAAATTCCTGGCGCTCGGCTCGGCCTATCATGGCGACACGGTGGGGGCCATGGCCGTTGGGGGGATAGACCAGTATCACTCCACGTTCCGCGAGCTTTTGATGGAGGTGGACTTCGCCCCGGCGCCATACTGCTACCGCTGTCCGCTGGGGGAAAAGCGCGAAACCTGCGGGCTGCGCTGCGCCGGAGAGGTGGAGCGCAAACTGGCAGATGGGGCGCAAAATTACGCGGCGATGATAATGGAGCCGCTGGTGATGTGCCCGGCGGGGATAATCACCATGCCGGAAGGGTATCTTGCGCGGGTGGCCGGAGCGGCGCGCCGTCACAACGTTTTGTTCATCGCCGACGAGGTTGCCGTCGGGTTCGGCCGGACGGGGCGGATGTTCGCCTGCGACCACGAGAAGGTGGCGGCGGACATCATGTGCATGTCCAAGTCCATTTCGGGAGGGCTATTGCCATTCGCCGCCACCATGGCAAGCTCAAAAGTGTTCGACGCGTTCCTGGGGGGATATTCCGAACAGAAAACATTTTTCCACGGCCACACATACACCGCCAACCAGTTGGGATGCGCGGCGGCGCTGACCAATATTCAACTGATACAAGAGCGGGACATCCCCGGCCAGGCCGCGGCGAAAGGGGATTTTCTGGGCGAAAAGCTGGCAAGGTTCCGCAATTTGCCACACGTGGGGGACATCCGCCGCCGGGGGCTCATCGCCGGGATAGAGCTTGTGCGCGGCAAACAAACGAAAGAACAATACCCATGGGAAGAAATGGTGGGCGTAAAGGTCTGCGCGGAGGCCAAAAGGCGCGGCCTGCTGGTGCGGCCCCTTGGGAACGTGATTCCTTTATTCCCGGCCCCGATCGCCACCGAAGCGCAGCTTGAGCGGATGGCGGACATTCTTTATGAGACGATAGCGGAAGTGACGGGGAGGTAA
- a CDS encoding FIST C-terminal domain-containing protein, with protein MESKGITAKSVEELRLGLDSAISAGFSPTLVIAFASTSHDIGQISEVCDQKGVDLFCCSTAGEICGDNGAAGIFEESISLLLLNVDKGLYRISMFGVENGKYTEAAAAGAQWAASCFAKPALIAAQGGFGGNGDDIVKGIFSRLDRSAPVFGGLAGDDLKMSRTQVGTNGKVSDSGLLFLVFDNEKIEVSGVASSGWLEVGVFKTVTSSSGNVIHTIDGEPALEVYRDYLGDEVVEGAIVGVTWPIYVWREDGGKVLRESMYFDHENGSISYSGNIPQGSKIKFAANPGDGAIKSALADIAEFKQEQPDTEAIILFSCKARHVALGPMIRDEVVRIYQLWNAPMAGFFTYGEIGAKSGSGCDFHNLTCVVVSLKEKAR; from the coding sequence ATGGAATCCAAAGGGATCACCGCAAAAAGCGTAGAAGAACTGCGCCTTGGGTTGGACTCGGCCATTTCGGCCGGATTTTCGCCGACGCTCGTCATAGCGTTCGCGTCCACATCGCATGATATCGGCCAGATATCCGAAGTGTGCGATCAAAAGGGGGTGGACCTGTTCTGCTGCTCCACCGCAGGCGAGATCTGCGGGGACAACGGCGCCGCCGGGATATTCGAAGAGTCCATATCGCTCCTCCTGTTGAACGTGGACAAGGGGCTGTACCGCATCTCGATGTTTGGCGTGGAAAATGGGAAATACACTGAAGCGGCGGCGGCCGGAGCCCAGTGGGCCGCGTCCTGCTTCGCAAAACCCGCGTTGATTGCGGCGCAGGGAGGCTTTGGCGGCAACGGGGACGACATTGTGAAGGGGATTTTCTCGCGGTTGGACAGGAGCGCCCCTGTGTTCGGCGGCCTTGCGGGGGACGACCTGAAAATGAGCCGCACCCAGGTGGGAACAAACGGGAAAGTGTCGGATTCGGGCCTGCTGTTCCTTGTTTTCGACAATGAGAAGATAGAAGTGAGCGGAGTGGCCTCCAGCGGATGGCTGGAGGTGGGGGTGTTCAAGACCGTCACATCCTCCTCCGGCAACGTGATCCACACAATAGACGGCGAGCCGGCCTTGGAAGTTTACAGGGATTATCTGGGGGACGAGGTTGTGGAGGGCGCCATCGTGGGGGTGACGTGGCCCATTTACGTGTGGCGGGAAGACGGCGGGAAGGTTTTGCGGGAAAGCATGTACTTTGACCACGAGAACGGGTCAATATCCTACAGCGGCAACATCCCGCAAGGATCGAAGATCAAGTTCGCCGCCAATCCCGGGGACGGGGCCATCAAAAGCGCGCTGGCGGACATTGCCGAGTTCAAGCAGGAGCAACCTGACACGGAGGCGATCATACTGTTTTCCTGCAAGGCGCGGCATGTGGCCCTGGGGCCGATGATCCGGGACGAGGTGGTGCGCATTTACCAGCTTTGGAACGCACCCATGGCCGGTTTCTTCACTTATGGAGAGATCGGGGCCAAGTCCGGGTCCGGCTGCGATTTCCACAACCTTACCTGTGTGGTGGTATCCCTTAAAGAAAAGGCGCGATGA
- the mltG gene encoding endolytic transglycosylase MltG, giving the protein MAAFFYNGAVTAPQAGAGEVVVEIKKGDSLKTVTDRLKQAGVISNAFLFDVEARLSRAGSRLRAGEYLFRRDGSIRDVVRTLLEGKCYLRQVTVPEGLSIRQIGESLEKMEITTAAQFRKACADMETLKKFNIPSHTAEGYLFPDTYGFSRDTPATDVAQVMIRRFFTKVKEALPADIAGDPEKLHEIVTMASIVEKETGAGKERKLIAGVFHNRLAMKMPLQSDPTVIYALPDFGGDIRKKDMTFDSPYNTYKYRGLPPGPIASPGLAALEAALRPERTDYLYFVSMNNGEHYFSKNLDDHNKAVRRYQLAGNRSKK; this is encoded by the coding sequence ATGGCCGCCTTTTTCTACAACGGCGCGGTGACTGCCCCACAGGCCGGCGCGGGCGAGGTTGTGGTGGAAATAAAAAAGGGGGACAGTTTAAAGACCGTCACCGACAGGCTCAAACAGGCCGGGGTGATATCAAACGCTTTTCTGTTCGACGTTGAGGCCAGGCTTTCCCGCGCCGGATCACGCCTGCGGGCGGGCGAATACCTTTTCAGGCGGGATGGTTCGATACGCGACGTGGTCAGAACACTGCTGGAAGGCAAATGCTATCTGCGGCAGGTGACCGTTCCCGAGGGGCTTTCCATCCGGCAGATCGGCGAGAGCCTGGAAAAGATGGAAATCACCACGGCGGCGCAGTTCCGCAAGGCCTGCGCGGACATGGAGACGCTGAAAAAATTCAACATCCCCTCCCACACCGCGGAGGGCTATCTTTTTCCCGACACATACGGCTTTTCCAGGGACACCCCCGCCACGGACGTGGCGCAGGTGATGATCAGGCGCTTTTTCACGAAGGTCAAAGAAGCCCTTCCCGCGGACATCGCGGGAGATCCGGAAAAGCTGCATGAAATCGTCACCATGGCGTCCATCGTGGAAAAGGAGACAGGGGCGGGCAAGGAAAGAAAGCTAATCGCCGGAGTGTTCCACAACAGGCTGGCGATGAAAATGCCGCTCCAGTCCGACCCGACGGTGATATACGCCCTGCCGGACTTTGGAGGCGACATACGCAAGAAGGACATGACTTTCGACTCGCCGTACAACACCTATAAATACCGGGGCCTTCCTCCGGGGCCCATAGCAAGCCCTGGTCTTGCGGCGCTGGAGGCGGCTTTGCGCCCGGAACGCACGGACTACCTGTATTTTGTCTCCATGAACAATGGCGAACATTATTTTTCCAAAAACCTCGACGATCACAACAAAGCCGTGCGCCGGTATCAGCTGGCCGGGAACCGGTCAAAAAAATAA